A region from the Lycium barbarum isolate Lr01 chromosome 8, ASM1917538v2, whole genome shotgun sequence genome encodes:
- the LOC132605333 gene encoding uncharacterized protein LOC132605333, which yields MYRRTLTMNWDGLGEDDDEDHFFESQTRLSTAVPQDLASSGSDDEVEFEDSRRSFSASVSIKNSFRGLEMETAKTVSFSTPPPPPIVMEDYGMWMAEPGDVKERRKRLLQGMGLTSKKELLKITSAKVVRAISRKIEPCQDTKSTVENISPTKELMQEEEQEPEPSTSPPILLVRSRSDGDIQFFSVNTKKRKEQLIGDVSKQRLTRTFSGAFAPTTRICQYTNSAAVMAPPKKGTSKSSPPQNGSETPSSTLPNGSADSGFASFFLIKNLDTGKEFIVKESNEEGMWNKLSDLQTGKQLSMEEFEKSVGYSPVVKELMRRANSSTNDERKLNMNAYLSKSFRYSKKTGVALLKNIKGVANSMSGRIADKELDLPAPVEQKQNNKNSSQWIKVRQQGKIHKEFTALQLCQEIQAHEGSIWTIRFSADGRYLATAGEDRVIHVWEVQECDVMSTKPSDDPNSVRDMPMAGSNSDRPPLPVMTHMQPDRRKKGKTSNKKKGNSLPDYVNVPETVFALSEKPVCTLNGHQDDVLDLSWSSSQQLLSSSMDKTVRLWDLETQSCLKMFAHNDYVTCIHFNPVDDDHFISGSLDGKVRIWNVSDRKVVDWTDLHEMVTATCYTPDGEGALIGSHKGSCRMYSTSDCKLEQKENFELEPKKKSLAKKVTGFQFAPGNPAEVLVTSADSRVRIIDGSEMTHKFRGFRNTSSQISASFSQDGKYIISASEDSQVYIWKREEPKPTSGKSRSVVNVQAYEHFPCKDVSVAIPWPGSIKNQPPLADQINSKRDSKCSPPPHPTNGSPTKEDNSAGANSKRNLPPLPAKKNGAEEKIQTCQEEDLAQDSPTDPGVGASESFSSSSPSIRDGDSPSMSSSSRFDGSNNNQGNNIIQSTAWGMVIVTASSGGEIRVYQNFGMPIKASRPTNLF from the exons ATGTATCGCAGGACGCTGACTATGAACTGGGATGGTCTCGGAGAAGACGATGACGAAGATCACTTCTTCGAGTCCCAAACTCGGCTTTCCACAGCCGTTCCTCAAGACTTGGCGTCCTCGGGATCAGATGATGAGGTCGAGTTCGAGGATAGTCGACGTTCTTTCTCAGCCTCGGTTTCTATCAAGAATAGTTTCCGAGGCCTTGAGATGGAGACTGCAAAAACCGTCTCCTTCTccactcctcctcctcctcccattGTCATGGAAGATTACGGCATGTGGATGGCTGAACCTGGAGATGTCAAAGAGCGTCGAAAACGCTTACTCCAGGGAATGGGGTTGACAAGCAAGAAAGAACTCCTCAAGATAACAAGTGCCAAAGTTGTAAGAGCCATTTCAAGAAAAATTGAACCATGCCAAGATACCAAATCAACAGTTGAGAATATCTCTCCTACAAAAGAGCTAATGCAAGAGGAAGAACAAGAGCCAGAGCCTTCGACTTCTCCACCAATTTTGCTCGTCAGGTCTAGATCAGACGGTGACATACAATTTTTCTCTGTAAAtacaaagaaaaggaaagaacaaCTTATTGGTGACGTTTCTAAACAACGTCTCACCAGGACATTTTCAGGAGCTTTTGCACCAACCACAAGAATATGCCAATACACAAATTCTGCTGCTGTAATGGCGCCGCCTAAAAAGGGCACAAGTAAATCTTCACCACCACAAAATGGAAGTGAAACGCCATCATCAACATTGCCCAATGGAAGTGCTGATTCGGGATTTGCTTCGTTTTTCCTGATAAAAAATCTGGACACTGGAAAGGAATTCATTGTCAAAGAGTCCAATGAAGAGGGAATGTGGAATAAGCTCAGTGATTTACAAACAGGGAAGCAACTTTCCATGGAGGAATTTGAGAAATCTGTGGGATACTCACCTGTTGTTAAGGAACTTATGCGCCGGGCGAATAGTTCAACAAATGATGAAAGAAAACTAAATATGAATGCATATCTCAGCAAGAGTTTCAGATATAGCAAGAAAACAGGAGTTGCTCTTTTAAAGAACATAAAAGGAGTTGCAAATAGCATGAGTGGAAGAATAGCTGATAAAGAACTCGATCTGCCTGCACCGGTTGAACAGAAACAGAATAACAAGAATTCCTCCCAATGGATTAAAGTCCGGCAGCAAGGAAAAATTCACAAAGAATTCACAGCTTTACAATTGTGTCAGGAAATTCAGGCTCATGAGGGCTCCATATGGACTATAAGATTCAGCGCGGACGGTCGATATCTAGCAACTGCCGGGGAAGACAGGGTAATTCATGTGTGGGAAGTACAAGAATGTGATGTTATGTCTACAAAACCATCTGATGATCCGAATTCTGTTAGAGACATGCCAATGGCTGGAAGTAATTCGGATCGTCCACCTCTGCCAGTTATGACTCATATGCAACCAGATAGAAGGAAAAAAGGGAAGACTTCTAATAAGAAAAAGGGAAACTCACTTCCAGACTATGTAAATGTACCAGAAACTGTATTTGCTCTATCAGAAAAACCAGTATGCACCCTCAATGGTCATCAGGATGATGTGCTAGACCTATCTTGGTCAAGTTCTCAG CAACTTCTTTCATCTTCAATGGACAAGACGGTCAGGCTATGGGATTTGGAGACTCAGAGCTGCTTAAAAATGTTTGCGCACAACGATTATG TGACCTGCATACACTTCAATCCAGTAGATGACGATCACTTCATCAGCGGTTCACTGGATGGAAAGGTTCGAATTTGGAATGTATCTGATAGAAAAGTGGTGGACTGGACTGATCTTCATGAAATGGTTACTGCTACTTGCTATACTCCTGATGGCGAG GGTGCTTTAATTGGCTCACATAAAGGAAGTTGTCGCATGTACAGTACTTCTG ACTGCAAGCTGGAACAAAAAGAAAACTTTGAACTCGAACCAAAAAAGAAGTCCCTAGCCAAAAAAGTCACTGGTTTTCAG TTTGCTCCAGGGAATCCAGCAGAAGTGCTTGTAACTTCAGCTGATTCGCGTGTTAGAATTATTGATGGATCAGAAATGACCCATAAATTTAGAG GTTTCCGGAATACAAGCAGCCAAATTTCAGCTTCATTCAGTCAAGATGGGAAGTATATCATAAGTGCAAGTGAAGACTCTCAGGTTTATATCTGGAAGAGAGAAGAACCTAAACCTACAAGCGGTAAATCTAGAAGTGTAGTCAACGTTCAAGCTTATGAGCACTTCCCATGTAAAGATGTTTCAGTTGCTATCCCTTGGCCTGGCAGTATAAAGAATCAGCCACCACTTGCAGATCAGATAAATTCCAAAAGGGATTCAAAATGTTCCCCGCCACCACATCCCACGAATGGCTCTCCCACTAAGGAAGACAACTCGGCTGGTGCAAATAGCAAGAGGAATTTACCACCTCTGCCGGCCAAGAAAAACGGTGCGGAGGAGAAAATCCAAACTTGTCAAGAGGAGGACTTGGCTCAAGACTCTCCAACAGATCCTGGTGTTGGTGCAAGTGAATCGTTTTCATCGAGTTCTCCATCAATCAGAGATGGCGACTCGCCTTCTATGTCTTCTTCCAGCAGGTTTGATGGTAGCAACAACAACCAAGGAAATAACATTATCCAATCAACAGCATGGGGCATGGTAATCGTGACAGCAAGCTCGGGAGGGGAAATAAGGGTCTATCAGAACTTTGGGATGCCAATTAAAGCTAGTCGACCAACGAATCTCTTTTGA